The genomic stretch TAAAGTTCCGGCGTGGGCTCAAAGACATTCTCCAGCATCAGGGGGATCCCCACCGCCTCGGCCTTCTCGGCCAGATAGGCAAAGCTCTCCATGGCCGTAAGAAGCCACCTTTCCTCCTCACCCCGGTACCACTGGGGGACAAAGCCACTATGACAGACCACGGAGCGGGCCTCAAAGAGTTCGGCCACCTTTAGGGCCCAGGTGAGTCTATCAAGGGAGACCTTTCTTATCCGGGGATCACTGGCAGCCGGCAAGACCTCCAGAAAGGGAGCATGAATGGTGACCTTGAGGCCTTCGCTTTTAAGGATCCGGGCCACCCTCTGGAAAGAGCCCCAGCGAAACTGGTAGCTGGCCCCATCGTCCAGGCCTACTTCGGGATTCAGTCGATGCTCCAAGACCAGGGGAAGATACTTTTCGTAGAGCATCGGAAAAGGAACACAGACAAAAACCAGGGCCTTTATCGCTTCTGGATCCATACCGAACCTCCTAGACAAGAGAAAGCAGGGCCTCAAGTAAGGCCTCTGCCTGATAACGTCCCGAAATGAAGGGAAGATCCAACCAGATGGTTTCCACCCCTGAGACCTTCTCCTTGGGCCAGGCCGAATCCAGAACCAGGGTATCGATTATCTCCCCGGCCACTTGGGTCCAGATCTGGTAGATCTGAACAGGGGTAAGCCCTCTTCTTTCCGGATCTTCCAGGCTTCCGGGAACAAGAACCACCCGGGCCCCCGAGGCGGCCACCGTCTCCGAGAGGCCGGAGACCAGAAAACAGGACAAAAGGCTGGTAAAAAAACTCCCCGGGCCGATAACCACTATATCGGCCCGAGAGAGAAACTCCCGGGCCTGAGGGCAAAGAGAAGGCCTTACCGGCCGGCCCTGATGGTCAAGAAGGAAAAAGTCCTTTATCTCCGCGAGAGAAAGCCTGGTCAGGCGATCTTGACCGACCACCAGCCCCCCTTGGGGAAGTTCAGCCGCCAGTTCGGCCTCTTCTTCCGTTACCAGGGCCAGTTCAGCCGGAGCTCG from Thermosulfuriphilus ammonigenes encodes the following:
- a CDS encoding 2-phospho-L-lactate transferase CofD family protein; amino-acid sequence: MGPDLRLVFIGGGSGIASLGPALVRRGLYSYHLVAAFDSGGSSGLLRRHLGGPPPGDLRNRLLALADRSYPATASLAGFLNQRLPEYEEAAREIYARIRGQRFLEAEAAGSMAVVQGLLESFEKKAGPGFPLSGACLGNLALLGGRYLFGSLMAAAALLAGLIRAPAELALVTEEEAELAAELPQGGLVVGQDRLTRLSLAEIKDFFLLDHQGRPVRPSLCPQAREFLSRADIVVIGPGSFFTSLLSCFLVSGLSETVAASGARVVLVPGSLEDPERRGLTPVQIYQIWTQVAGEIIDTLVLDSAWPKEKVSGVETIWLDLPFISGRYQAEALLEALLSLV
- a CDS encoding sugar phosphate isomerase/epimerase family protein, with the translated sequence MDPEAIKALVFVCVPFPMLYEKYLPLVLEHRLNPEVGLDDGASYQFRWGSFQRVARILKSEGLKVTIHAPFLEVLPAASDPRIRKVSLDRLTWALKVAELFEARSVVCHSGFVPQWYRGEEERWLLTAMESFAYLAEKAEAVGIPLMLENVFEPTPELYRRIFEAVSSPYFRFCLDAGHQKAFAGGDLKDWLKVLGPYIGQLHLHDNTGHWDDHLPVGAGSVDFEAIFEYLYQRGIRPIITLEPHREEDVYPSLEGLGRLFKKYPLF